One Fusarium falciforme chromosome 14, complete sequence genomic region harbors:
- a CDS encoding MFS domain-containing protein: MPSGDAITIASAAFLAVGGFLFGYDSGIISSTIALPHFKQYFDSPSDDTAGGIVSSFQGGAVLGTMINMAVADILGRKMTIFSGSVVSLLGSALQAGSTSMAMLIAGRFIGGVAVGMLTSTIPMYASEISMPKWRGALSGLLQWFLSWGFLVAQWLGYGCSFSKTDFSWRFPLAFQCVPALILVAGIWFLNESPRWLMEKDKHEEARTVLNKLRKGENASQIDLEFIEIRDVIAADREIGKVSAMSILTKPSWRKRLLLGCGIQAFGPLSGINVINYYGPRIYELLGIGTQTSLMIIGISGALSIVYCTIGLWMLDKVGRVKPLMVSAAFLGAALLVNAVQAQYINPDNANQLRSMVAMNFVFSLFYTPLGIISWVYPAEIFPVEVRALGNAITTFTNWLVNLVFAQFSPSALSHIGFRYFYVFFVFNLIAFLCFWLFYPETKGRTLEQMDVLFGDQLVPHALDDPIGVMAMQKEASVSAHVEERQV, translated from the exons ATGCCCAGCGGCgatgccatcaccattgCCTCGGCGGCCTTTCTGGCCGTCGGAGGTTTCCTCTTCGGCTACGACTCGGGCATCATCAGCTCCACCATTGCTCTTCCACACTTCAAGCAATACTTTGATTCTCCTAGCGATGACACTGCTGGAGGTATTGTCAGTTCTTTTCAGGGCGGCGCCGTCCTCGGAACTATGATCAACATG GCTGTCGCGGATATTCTTGGTCGCAAGATGACCATCTTCTCCGGGTCTGTGGTCTCGCTCCTCGGTTCGGCTCTGCAGGCCGGATCCACGTCGATGGCCATGCTCATTGCTGGCCGGTTCATCGGTGGTGTGGCCGTGGGCATGCTAACCAGTACGATCCCGATGTACGCCTCCGAGATCTCCATGCCTAAGTGGAGAGGTGCTCTGTCTGGTCTTCTCCAGTGGTTCCTCAGCTGGGGCTTCCTAGTGGCACAGTGGCTAGGTTATGGATGCTCATTTTCCAAGACAGACTTTTCTT GGCGATTCCCCCTCGCCTTCCAGTGCGTTCCTGCCCTGATTCTCGTGGCCGGCATCTGGTTCCTGAACGAGTCGCCTCGATGGCTCATGGAGAAGGATAAGCATGAAGAAGCACGAACCGTCCTCAATAAGCTACGAAAAGGCGAGAATGCTTCCCAGATCGACCTCGAGTTTATAGAGATCCGAGACGTCATCGCCGCCGACCGGGAGATTGGCAAGGTGTCTGCCATGTCCATCCTCACAAAGCCCTCGTGGAGGAAGCGGCTCTTGCTCGGATGTGGAATCCAGGCCTTTGGGCCCCTCTCTGGCATCAACGTTATCAACTA CTATGGACCTCGTATCTACGAGCTCTTGGGCATCGGCACACAGACCTCGTTGATGATCATCGGTATTAGCGGTGCTCTCTCCATTGTCTACTGCACCATCGGTCTCTGGATGCTTGACAAGGTCGGCCGCGTCAAGCCACTCATGGTCTCGGCTGCCTTCCTCGGTGCCGCTCTTCTCGTCAACGCCGTTCAAGCACAGTACATTAACCCAGACAATGCCAACCAACTACGCTCCATGGTCGCTATGAACTTTGTATTCAGCCTGTTTTATACTCCTCTGGGTATCATCTCCTGGGTCTACCCGGCCGAGATCTTTCCCGTTGAGGTACGCGCCCTAGGTAACGCCATCACCACGTTTACGAATTGGCTCGTCAACCTTGTCTTTGCGCAATTTTCCCCAAGCGCACTCTCCCATATCGGATTTCGCTACTTTTacgtcttcttcgtctttaACCTCATCGCCTTCCTCTGCTTTTGGCTCTTCTACCCTGAAACCAAAGGCCGCACTTTGGAGCAGATGGATGTACTTTTCGGTGATCAGCTCGTCCCTCACGCACTAGATGACCCGATTGGTGTTATGGCTATGCAGAAAGAAGCCTCAGTGTCGGCACATGTTGAAGAAAGGCAGGTCTAA